In Spirosoma pollinicola, the genomic window CAATGTAAAACGTCATTTCGTTCAAATACCTCAATACTAACTCCGCATTTTCTGTTTCGTAGTTTTGAACATATTTAACTTCAGTTGTCAGCGTAACCGTTTTTGAGTCCCCATAAGCAACCATGTCTTTTCCTTCGACTTGTATGCCAAGTTGTGCTAAGTTTATCGTGTCTGAAGCATGCAAGAAAAACTCTATATCACGAATGGAGTCTATTCTGAAATCAATCTGACCTTTCATAAAGTGGAGTTAAGCAATCTGTAGGTTTGCACTATAGTCTGCTCGAAATGATTTGCTAAACCTATATGGTGAATTGTTCTCGCTACGGTTTTCTGCGTCGATATATTCCTGCACATCCATATAATTTATCTGAGGCACCTTTCCCATCGCCAAAGCTAGGTCAACCAGTTTACTAATCTTGTGGTCGAAATCGCCATTAAGTATTTGCGAAACATAGCCTTTCGTCACGCCCAGCTTTTCGGCAAGTTGAGTTCGCGAAATATCATTTTCAGACATGTATTTGTCTAGTTGGCTGAACAGATCGAGTTGGATTTTGGCAATCCAATATTCCCGGCTATGTAGCAGTTCATCGCGTGTCATCTTAAAGCGAGTTTAAATACTGTTCTTTCAATGAGCGGAAACGTTTAAAGTCTGACTTTTGAGTAGTCTTTAAGCCTCCTAGCACAATCACCTTGCCATTTAATTGTTTAATTGCATACAGGCGTAAATGCTTTGATTTAAATTCATATTCTTTGATTAAGACACCGGTTGGTGTCACATCTTTGAATCTTGTATCAGGTAACGTATTGCCATTAGCCGCATGTTCAACATAAGTGAGCATTGTGCGCAACTCAGAAATATACTGCTTATGTTTTGTAGCGAGTAATTCTTCAAAAGCGGCTAATTGCCCAACTCCGTCAATCACCAACTCATCTAATTCTTGTTTAGCTTTTACTACCTCTACTTTCCTTAATGCAAACGTACTCATAAAAGTTTAGTTAAAGCTAAACAGGCTAGGCTGAAAATTTAGACTGTCGATTAAACCGTAAACTCCGGGTCGACATGCTCTCGGATCTGTTCGCGCAATTGCTCCACGTTGAGCCAGTCGGTATTGGTGCCGGAATTATATTTGAACCCCATATCGACCTGCCGCCCGTTGAACGCTTTCATGTAGTCTTCGATGCTCCAGGTGGGCGTCGAGGGCGTGATGACGTAATATTTGTCTGTCTCGACGGTGTTTAGCGAGTCGGTTTCGGTAATCATTTCCTCATGCAGTTTCTCGCCCGGACGAATGCCCACCAGTTTCTGTTCGCAGTCGGGACCAATAGCCGTGGCCACATCGGTGATGCGGTAGGAGGGAATTTTTGGAACGAAAATTTCACCGCCCCAGGCGTGTTCGAGGGCATGGAATACCATTTCGACACCCTCTTCAAGCGAAATGTTGAAGCGGGTCATATCGGGGTGGGTGATGGGTAACACACCATCTTTCCGTTTTTCCAGAAAGAACGGTACAACGGAACCCCGCGACCCGATTACGTTACCATAACGAACGACGGAAAACTGCAAATTGCGACTTCCTTTCATATTGTTGGCCGCTACAAAGAGCTTGTCGGAGCAGAGCTTGGTGGCACCATACAGATTGATTGGGGCAGCGGCTTTATCGGTCGACAGAGCTACTACGCGTTGTACACCATTGTCGAGGGCTGCGTTAATGACATTTTCGGCACCAAAGACATTGGTTTTGATGCATTCCATCGGGTTATATTCGGCAGCAGGAACCTGCTTCAGGGCGGCTGCGTGAATAATGATGTCGATTCCCTCACAAGCCCGCTTCAGCCGTTCGCCATCGCGCACATCGCCAATGAAAAAGCGAATGGATTTGTACTGGGAGGGCGGGAAATGCTGGGCCATTTCGAACTGTTTCAGTTCGTCGCGGGAATACACAACCAGGCGTTTAATATTGGGGTGGCGCTTGTAGACCATCTCAACAAATTTTTTGCCGAAAGAGCCGGTACCACCGGTAATCAAAATGGATTTATTCGTTAAATCAAGCATCGTTTTAGGTACTGAGTTGACCAGTGGGTTTGTGTAAAGCTTACTAAGTGAAGAATGTAGAGTGAAGAATAAATTACGGCCTGGAAGTCATTATCTATTGTTTATTCTTCATTATCCATTCTTCACTCTTCATTCACTTAATTCGTGTCTTGTTTTTCCCGGACGCTTTTTAGCAAAGCGGCTAGTTCGGTGGTTATCTGCGGGTATTTTTCGGCCAGATTTTTTGTCTCGCCAAGATCGGTTTTCAGGTCATACAATTGCGGCATTGGTGCGTAGCCCGTTTCAATGTTGGTATCCTTGTTGAGTACCGGCCCGTTGGATGGTTCAATGTATTTCCAGGTGCCTCGTATCAACGAAAGCGTACCATTTATGGCATGTTCTATAACGTATTCTCGGCTCGTTTTAGCTTTCCCGAGGAATGTATTCAGTGTATTAAAACTATCGGGGACCTCTCCCTTCGCCAACGGCTGACCAACCAAAGCCGCAAAAGAGGCTGCCAGATCAACCTGACTAATCAGCGCATCAGATATTCCGGGCTTCACTGTTTTCGGCCAGCGCACGATGAACGGAACGCGGGTGCCCGCATCGAATGCACTGTATTTGCCTCCGCGCAGTGGACCGGCGGGTTTGTGTCCGTTCAGTTTCTCAACGGCCTGATCTTTGTAGCCATCGTCAACAACGGGGCCGTTGTCACTACTCACGATGACCATTGTGTTATCGCTCAACCCCAGTCGATCCAGCGTTTTCATCACTTCGCCAACGCACCAGTCCAATTGCAGAATGGCATCGCCACGCGGCCCCATGCCACTTTTGCCCGCAAAACGGGAGTGGGGCATTCGGGGAACGTGAATATCGTGCGTGGAGAAATAGACAAAGAACGGTCCGTTTTTACTGGCTTCGATAAACTGGTTCACCTTGCCGGTCAGCACATCGGCCATCTCCTCATCGACCCAGCGAGCCGATTTCCCCCCGCTCATGTAGCCTATTCGGCTCACCCCGTTAATGATGGTCTGGTCGTGGCCGTGAGAGTAGGTCATTTTAAGCAACTCCGGATGATCTTTTCCGGTCGGCTCATTGCCAACGGGTCCTGTGTAACTTACTTGGATAGGATCGGCGGGGTCGAGGTTAATGATTCGGTGATTTTCGACATACACACAGGGCACGCGGTCGCCGGTAGCGGGCAATAAGAATGAATACGTGAAGCCAATTTCCAGCGGGCCAGGCTTAATGTCGCCGTTCCAGTTTGGTCCCCCTTTAGGCCCCAGGCCCAAATGCCACTTGCCAATGACGCCTGTTTTATAGCCTGCTTTTTGCAGGATTCCGGGCATCGTAATGCGGTCGGTCGGGATCAGGAGAGCCGCATCGCCGGGAGCAATGCCGGTTCCACTTTTTCGCCAGGCATACGCCCCCGTCAGGAGCGAATAGCGTGAGGGCGTGCATGTTGACGAGGACGCATGGGCATTGGTAAAGCGCAGACCTTCTTTCGCGATCTGGTCGATGTTCGGGGTACGCACCTTAGTGGCACCATTAGCGCTAATATCGCCGTAGCCTAAATCATCGGCATAAATCAGAATAATGTTGGGCTTCTTTTGCGCCAGCATCACCGATGGGCGGAGTAGACAGGCACTGATGAGTAAGAAAAAAAACTTCGTTTTCATGATACGTTTACTCATTACTCATTGACTGATTTACCGACTGGCTGATGGATTCTCGTTCGAAGGCATCTATGTAGCTTTTGGCACTGGCGTTAATAACTCGAACTCCCCGATAATCAGCGTAGTCGCGCAGAACCTCATAGCCCCGAAAAACTTTGTGTAAGGATAAGAACTGCGCGGCCATTGAAAACGTGCGTTGCCGTTGCGCATCCATATACACCGGCTGGTGAGCCAGATCTTTGGGCTTATCGTAAAAGTGAATCTGCTTGATCAGGAGTTGATTTTGTTCGTTCAGCCGAATTTGTTCGTGCCAGGATGTATCGGCTCCGAAAAGATAAATGGTATCGAACTTCCGGTTGATCATCAGCGTCAGCGCAGCAATAATAACGGTTTGCGC contains:
- a CDS encoding helix-turn-helix domain-containing protein, which translates into the protein MTRDELLHSREYWIAKIQLDLFSQLDKYMSENDISRTQLAEKLGVTKGYVSQILNGDFDHKISKLVDLALAMGKVPQINYMDVQEYIDAENRSENNSPYRFSKSFRADYSANLQIA
- the pseB gene encoding UDP-N-acetylglucosamine 4,6-dehydratase (inverting) — its product is MLDLTNKSILITGGTGSFGKKFVEMVYKRHPNIKRLVVYSRDELKQFEMAQHFPPSQYKSIRFFIGDVRDGERLKRACEGIDIIIHAAALKQVPAAEYNPMECIKTNVFGAENVINAALDNGVQRVVALSTDKAAAPINLYGATKLCSDKLFVAANNMKGSRNLQFSVVRYGNVIGSRGSVVPFFLEKRKDGVLPITHPDMTRFNISLEEGVEMVFHALEHAWGGEIFVPKIPSYRITDVATAIGPDCEQKLVGIRPGEKLHEEMITETDSLNTVETDKYYVITPSTPTWSIEDYMKAFNGRQVDMGFKYNSGTNTDWLNVEQLREQIREHVDPEFTV
- a CDS encoding sulfatase family protein — encoded protein: MKTKFFFLLISACLLRPSVMLAQKKPNIILIYADDLGYGDISANGATKVRTPNIDQIAKEGLRFTNAHASSSTCTPSRYSLLTGAYAWRKSGTGIAPGDAALLIPTDRITMPGILQKAGYKTGVIGKWHLGLGPKGGPNWNGDIKPGPLEIGFTYSFLLPATGDRVPCVYVENHRIINLDPADPIQVSYTGPVGNEPTGKDHPELLKMTYSHGHDQTIINGVSRIGYMSGGKSARWVDEEMADVLTGKVNQFIEASKNGPFFVYFSTHDIHVPRMPHSRFAGKSGMGPRGDAILQLDWCVGEVMKTLDRLGLSDNTMVIVSSDNGPVVDDGYKDQAVEKLNGHKPAGPLRGGKYSAFDAGTRVPFIVRWPKTVKPGISDALISQVDLAASFAALVGQPLAKGEVPDSFNTLNTFLGKAKTSREYVIEHAINGTLSLIRGTWKYIEPSNGPVLNKDTNIETGYAPMPQLYDLKTDLGETKNLAEKYPQITTELAALLKSVREKQDTN